The sequence below is a genomic window from Rattus rattus isolate New Zealand chromosome 3, Rrattus_CSIRO_v1, whole genome shotgun sequence.
AGGTAAGAGGGCTCCAGAAAGCCATGTGACACACATGGTACCATCGCTATGTCCTGTCTTCTCTTGATATCCCGAGCAAGTGAAGTTCTGACATGAGCCAGCCATGGTAAGGACCATGGAATCAAACCTTTGCAAAGCTGGCAAAGCTTTCCCCCCAGATCAGGTTTGGAAAGGCAAATCTTCTTCTGGTCAAGAAGAGTGTTCTAGAAAGGTTGACCACTGCCTGGAAAAATTAGCAACTACAGCTTCCTCCTCCAAGATGACCACAGCCTGAGACTGCTCCTGTATAGACAGATTCTACCTACCGAGACCAGcctgagactgctcccctacagacaCCACCTACGAGACCAGCTAAGCTCTCCCCCTGGGCTGTACACAGTGCAGAGGCTCCAGCTTGTCTGGCAGCCGCAGTCCATCAGAGTACAGACAGCCCATCTGGCCCCAGCTttcctgtgcctgtgtttgtgtgtgttctttcctctGCCCCAGTCAGGGTTCTAGGACCAAGGCTCAGGGGACACAGTCCCTGGTCCCCTGTTACCTCATCCCTTACACTCCTTGCTTTGGAGAGTCATTTGCTGTGGCATTGTGAACTCATGCGGGGTGGCATAGGAATCCATCTGCAGAGATGTGAGTGACTTTGATGTTATTGAGGCTCATTCATGGGAATTCTCAAGGTGAGACTGGAGATGGTGTTAGACAATGGAGGCACAGCCCGGAGGCAGGGCTGTTCAATTATGGAGCAGATGAGCGCTCTGGTCCCAGGCTTGCCTCTCCTGGAAGCAGTGATGGCATCTGTATGTCAGgaagtcaagtgtgtgtgtgtgtgtgtgtgtgtgtgtgtgtgtgtgtgtgtgtgtacacattgggGTGGCAATGTCCTtgaaaccagaaaagggcatccgGTCTCCCAGAACTGCAGTTGGAGCCTGCCCCGTGTGGGTGTGggcaactgaactcaggtcctctgccagagcagccggCTCACTTACCTGCTGAGTCCAGCCCTCACCTTCTGTGTGATAAGTCCCTAGCATCATCCAAGTGTGTCACATTTACATAACCATTACTGGACAGAGTAATCTTTTGTGGCtgctcagttctctcctccatggAGTGAAGATAATTAGTGCCTTCTTCACGTGGCAGTAGGACTACATGCAATGATCCAGGACAATATTTACCGAGCTAATTCTAGTATCACTGGtctcttttctattaaaaaaaaaaacattttagttaAGAAGATATAATAACTCTTCCTCTCTCCCGTAGGCTAAAATGCCctagtcaaaacaccaatcctatttttaaaataggattttaaagtcaaggatatttgtttttaaatgtcagtTCAGATAGTTCTGCCCAGTAAACGTACAAACAGCAGTTTACAAGACGTTACCTCTGAGAGTTTCTGCTTCCCCCTAACTGCTGAGGACAGCTGTTGTGATGCTCTTACAGGTGAGCATGCTAAGTCACAGGAGTCCTCTCAGGATCTTATCTCCCTAGAGAGATCAGCtcacggggtgtgtgtgtgtgtgtgtgtgtgtgtgtgtgtgtgtgtgtgtgtgtgtgtacacattgggGTGGCAATGTCCTtgaaaccagaaaagggcatccgGTCTCCCAGAACTGCAGTTGGAGCCTGCCCCGTGTGGGTGTGggcaactgaactcaggtcctcagccagAGCCGCCGGCTCACTTACCTGCTGAGTCCAGCCCTCACCTTCTGTGTGATAAGTCCCTAGCATCATCCAAGTGTGTCACATTTACATAACCATTACTGGACAGAGTAATCTTTGTGGCTGCTCAGTTCTTCCTCCATGGAGTGAAGATAATTAGTGCCTTCTTCACGTGGCAGTAGGACTACATGCAATGATCCAGGACAATATTTACCGAGCTAATTCTAGTATCACTGGtctcttttctattaaaaaaaaaaaaaacattttagttaAGAAGATATAATAACTCTTCCTCTCTCCCGTAGGCTAAAATGCCctagtcaaaacaccaatcctatttttaaaataggattttaaagtcaaggatatttgtttttaaatgtcagtTCAGATAGTTCTGCCCAGTAAACGTACAAACAGCAGTTTACAAGACGTTACCTCTGAGAGTTTCTGCTTCCCCCTAACTGCTGAGGACAGCTGTTGTGATGCTCTTACAGGTGAGCATGCTAAGTCACAGGAGTCCTCTCAGGATCTTATCTCCCTAGAGAGATCAGCtcacggggtgtgtgtgtgtgtgtgtgtgtgtgtgtgtgtgtgtgtgtgtgtgtatgtgtgtcaccGAGTGCTATAACAATGTGTAAAGGAAACCAGAAGTGCTATGGTGCTATTCCAATTTCTCACTTAAGCACTGGTCTCTAAACGCAGTCCCACTTAGATCACATGCTGGTGCCATGAGGTTCACTCGGTGACAAAAGCAAACCAGCTGGCTCCCAGGAACACGCAGTGTCAAGGCAAAGAAGGAAAGGTGAGGGAGAAGGCCAGGACTATGACATTAATATTTCAGGTTACTGGGAAGGAGGGAGCCGGAGCGATGGGGACCAGCCAGAGATTTATGTAATGTCTcaagacacagacaggcagagaagGTTCTGCAGCCCACATGCATCTGCTCCAGAATCTGAAAATTACTTTGGTTATTTTTTACGAGCCCCTGATGTTTCACAAAGCACTGGCTCCTGTGTGATGCTGTGCAGAGCCCAGAGTCTTGAATGCTGGAGAGACTCTAGTATCTGTTGACTAAATGAGAgctccagagagagaagaggcaaagTCATGAATTCCTTCTGCCCTGAGCCAGAATCTCTCTTTCCTGGAGTGGTGGTGATTAAGCTAGAGCCCTTCCTGAATGCTAGGCAAAGAGCTCTACCACGGAGCCACACCCTCAACCCCCTATTTAAACTTGGTAAAtcaggtggagacaggaggattggcaGATCAAGACCAGCGTTGGCTATGTAGCAAATCTGAAAGCAGCATAGGCTGTGTAAGGccttcacttaaaaaataaagacaaaataatccAAAGCATTCTTACCTGCCCAGCCAACAAGTTCCCAAAACTCAGGCTAATTCCCTTATCTGTGTCCTCATGCTGGTACACATGCTCCCTCCTAAAGCCTTTCTCGCTCATTCCTTTGCCTTTTAAACAGGGTAGTACCAAACTGAGATGGGGAGGGATAGTCTGgaaagtgtgctgtgtgtgtacaaaGTCTAAAAGACAGacggaggggttggggatttagctcagtggtagagcgcttgcctagcaagcacaaggccctaggttggtccccagctccaaaaaaaaaaaaaaaagaaccaaaaaaaaaaaaaaaatcaatcaataaaagacAGACCGGGGTTGGAAAGCCTACATCTGATTTCGTGTAACAGCAGTGTGTCAATTTGAGCGTGTTAAATGGCTCACTGTGCTGGAGAAATAATATCCTCGTTCTTATATGCCGTACAGAACGGTACTCAACGTTTTAATGCCCAAATAGCGTTCTGAAAGCATAAAGTTGTGTGTCCACATGAAATAGAAATCTATTAGAACGCCTAGTAAGATTACAGGATTGGGAAGCAAAGTGGGTCTGAGAAGGGGTGTCTTCCTTGATAAATTCTCCCCCCAAAAAGCCCAAACATCCTCCACTCCTCAAACCATAAACTTACCAACACTTCATCTTGGACGTCTCTGGAAAAGGATTACTTCCCCCTCTCTGTACCTGGGAGCTTTACTCATTTCGTGGTGGTTGTGTTACTCTACACCAGGTAAGAGGTTTATTAGCTTACTGTCTGGTACTAATTGAACCTAAAAGACAATACTTGGGTCTTCACCGGGCTTTCATGGGTCAGCTGATCCTCCTTTTACAGGTAGGGGAACCGAGACCCAGGAGTGGTGGTGTGGAAAGCCAGGCTCAAACTTGGGCTCCCTCCAAGCCTCATCAAAAACACGGGGCTCAGAAGGACTCGCTGTCTGGACGTCCTCCGGCCTCCCCGCCGCTGCACGCGTGTTTACCGGAGGCCTCGCGGGGCGCTCACGTCTGCCCCGGAGTAGGTCGAGAGTGGAGACTACCGAGGCTCCGCCAGCCAGAGTCTGCGGGTCCGAGGCGGCCGCTCTCCCACGGCGCCTCCGCTCCATCCCGCTCGCCACGCCTCAGGCCCGCCCCCACCGCCGCGCCTCCCGGTTATCCGCTCGCGCCTCCGCCGGGTGCCGGGTCGGAAACAAAGGCGGGGGGCGGGGAGCGCACGGCGGCGGCGCCGCGGTCCGCCCTTCATTCGGAGCCCGCGACGTCAGCGGCGGTGGCCGGGGCCCGTGCGGCGGGGGCGGGCATGGGCGGCGGGGGCggcgggggggggcaggggcCTGGCCTGTGGCTAGCGCGAGCCGCGGAGCGAGCAGCGGGCGCGGTCGCCCGATCCCGCCATGAAGAAGAGCGGCTCGGGCAAGCGGGTGAGTGCGCGGCGCGCGGACAATGGGGCCGGGGccggcggggggtgggggggagcggGGAGGGCGCGGAGACCCGTCTGAGCCGCCGCTCCTCGTCTCGCCCCGGGCAGGGGCCTCCGGATGGAAACCATCAGTCTGCGGCTCCCGAGAAGGTCGGCTGGGTCCGGAAATTCTGCGGGAAAGGGATTTTCAGGGAGATTTGGAAAAACCGCTATGTGGTGCTGAAAGGCGACCAGCTCTACGTCTCCGAGAAGGAGGTAGGCGCCCTTGCCCGAGCGGTCGGGACCCCGTCCCCACGGCGGCTGCTAGTTCTCCGCTTGCCCCGCCTCCATCTCTGCAAGTTCAGGGGTCGCAAAAGTACTGTGTCTGCAGAGAAAAGTCACCCCCGAGTGAGAGAACCTGAGTGGGATTTAGGAGTTTACTTATTTGATGTGCCTTTGCGGACACCTTTCTCAGAAGTTCTAACGTCCTACGCCTCTCGCTCTATTCTGGCCCCCTAAAATATGGTTGgggtttttgtgggttttgtttttgtttaatttgctGTTGAAACACACTGGTATGCTTATCCCTCGACCCTCCTATGCCTTCCTCACCCCAGCCCACCACCCTTCCCGTTTCTGCCTGGGGCGGTTGGGGGAGAGCATATGTAGGTCCCCTGAGTAGCCCAGTCATCCTAAATCATAGAAAACACAACTTGGAGTCAGTCTCTGGGAACAGGGGTAAAGTAGCCGCGAATGCTGGATTTTTGTAGGTTCCAGCATCCTGAACCAGGCTTGTGCCCCACCTTCCACTCCACTTAAAgggtaaaagcagaaaaaaaaaattctcaaattctGCCCATCTTATTTGTAGACAGGGGGAATGGAGTTAGGACTGTGAGCGTCTGTTTGTGTCTCCGTGGCTTTGGCTCTGAGTTTTACAGGAAACTGCAGCCCACATGGGGTCAGAATGTAAAGCCAGGTCGTGGAATCCAGACCCTTTCCCCCTTAGTGAAGCTCTAACTCTTGACTCGATAACAAGAATGCTGAGAAACTGAACTTGCTTCCCTGTGACTGTCTACAGATCATGGTGGACTGTTCATGTACCTTTCAGACTGGCCTTTCCTTCCTTGCCTGTGTGCCCTCACCCCAAACCGACTGATTAGGAAGTTCTCCATTAGCGCTAACCTGTTCTGCTTTTGTCAATAGACACTTGCTTTCTGCCCTTTTATTTGGGTAAATAAAGCCTTTTATGGTGTCAAAGCAGATACATCTGCAGCCCAAGAGAGGTACTCATCTGAAAACAGTCTACTGGAGACAagcagagggggggggggagagagagagagagagagagagagagaactaaacaGTGTTGAACCTCCAGGTCCCTCTTGAAGGGGCCTAAACATCACAGTTGGAGAGGCTTGGGAGCAAGCTAAGGGAAAATTGACAGTTTTCTCTTGAGGGTCACTGCTACCTGCTCTCAAATCCTACAGAGAGCTTCCCCAAGAATTCTCTtgctttctacttttatttattttaaaacagcagcGAGTGTCATGGTGTATCTCCTGTCTTCCCCGAACTTCATAATGCCAGGAAATGTAGTTAGCAATCAGGAAGGGTTTCCTACAtgttggaggggaaaccagaggACAGTGAAGggctacagaaacaaaacaaggcctttttttctccttcagaacCTGGGGACAAACCTGCATGGTTACTTTGTTAATAAACCTGGGTCTGAAGGGAGGGatacagagcagagagaggctaGGATGACCTCAGCCTAGAGTGTCCCCTGTCCTCTGACTCAGGAGCATCTGACTAGACCTGGGGCCAGATGCCCCCTGCTGGGAAGGGCAGTGGAAAGGAGGAACCGGCACCTTATCCTGACCCTTCTTCAGAACCAGTTCCATGGTCGAGTGGGCCTAGTAAGGGCAAAGCTGCCAGAAGACACCGTTTATTTGGCCTGTAAACAAAAGCACAAGAGTGAAGATGTAAAACCCAAAAGCTGAGCATATTTGCGATTTACATGctgatgcaaaaacaaaaaaagcatgcTGATGCTTTCTCGGGAAAGCAACAACTTCTTCCTGTAGAGAAGCCCCTCTGTGGGAGTTGGGGGTCAGTCCTTATTCTCCAAGGGCATCCATCCTTCCTTAAAGAGGGCTGACCTGATCAAGGACCAGAGGTAGGAATGGGTCCACGTGTTAGGGGCCTTCACAGTAGAGGAAGTGAGGTTGAAAGCTTAGCACGTCTGTGGGCCACGAGACTGAAGGGTTAATTTGGAAGATGTAGTCATAAATGAGACTTTGGGGATTCGGTGCGGGGAAGAGACAATAGAGAACAAGGTGCCAGGGTATCTCTTTTCTGGGCACTGACATCTACTTAGCCTGTTGCCTACCTCCTACCCTTGCCCTTCCTGACCTCTGTCAACGCATCTCGCTCCCAGAGCACCTTATCAGCCTTGTCCACGCCAAGagagctcccctcccctcccttcccctcccctcccctcccttcccttcttttcccttcccttcccttcccttcccttcccttcccattcccttcccttcccttcccctgggaACACAGAGCAAGTGAGTCCCTTCCCCTGGCTGCACACGcccagccctttcctctccagcgTTCTGGCCTCTGCTGATAGTCATTCTGGGGAGGGCACAGGAGAGGCGGTGCTGCATCATCCCACATGCCAGCGTGTGTTGCTGTAACTCGCCCTGGAGTGTTTCTCCTCCCGGGTCCACCATAATGTTTAAGGCCCTCTTCCCAGCCGAACATCAGGAGCCCTAGAAAGGGGAGAGCACTGGAGAGCCAAACCTTGCCAGACAAATGGCAGTAGATGAATTGTCCCTGTGCTCCCCCCACAGCGCATGTGCTCAAAAGGATGGGCAGATCGGCGACAGGCTGGTAGACGCCTCCCttggcagacagacagggacCTCCTTATACATGTTTGCGTGGTTTCAACTTTTTCCCGGGGAAACATGACCATCTCGTTCCTGGCATATTCCCAGCCAAGTAGAAAAGGGAGAGTAGCTGCTCAGGAAGTCTCCTATGACGTCCTACGTTAGAGAGAGCAGGTGGAAAGGAACACTCTGCTAACCATATTCCCTGAGGCCAGAGGCAGCCCTTTGTCCCTTCCAGGTGTTGGctgccttttccccttcccctggacTTAGTAGTCACTCTTGTCTTCCTTACTTGGAAGGATCAGAGCAGCCCACTGCTGTGTCCCTTTAAGGGCATGCCCCTTTAAGGACTTATAAGCTGTGTTGTCCTTCAGAGACACAGAGTGAGAGCCCCGGTAGAGGGAGGCACTGGGGTGGTAGCTTGTGGGGAGTGGGTTAAACAGAACCCCATACAAGGACTCAGGTCTCAGTCCCATCCCCCAAGTACACAGCTTGGGTGGAATGGCTTCCTGCTCTGTTACCCTCCCCTTTCCCCGGGAGGAAAGGCAGAGTAATTTTATCCTTATGACACCCCAACCTCCCGTAGgtaaaagatgagaaaaatagtCAAGAGGTGTTTGACCTGAGTGACTATGAGAAGTGCGAAGAGCTCCGGAAATCCAAGAGCAGGAGCAAGAAAAACCACAGCAAGTTCACGCTGGCCCGATGCAGACAGCCGGGCACCACGGTAGGCTCTCCTCACTGCAGTCGGTAGGCTCTCCCTCACTGCAGTCGGCAGGCTCTCCCTCACTGCAGTCGGTAGGCTCTCCCTCACTGCAGTCGGTAGGCTCTCCCTCACTGCAGTCGGTAGGCTCTCCTCACTGCAGTGGTGGGCTCTCCCCTCACTGCAGTGGTGGGCTCTCCTCACTGCAGTCGGTGGGCTCTCCTCACTGCAGTCGGTGGCTCTCCTCACTGCAGTCGTCGGTGGCTCTCCCTCACTGCAGTCGGTGGCTCTCCTCACTGCAGTCGGGTGGGCTCTCCTCACTGCAGTGGTGGGCTCTCCTCCTGCAGTCGTCGGTGGCTCTCCTCACTGCAGTTGGTGGCTCTCCTCACTGCAGTCGTGGTAGGCTCTCCCTCACTGCAGTTGGTAGGCTCTCCTCACTGAAGTCGGTAGGCTCTCCCTCACTGCAGTCGGTAGGCTCTCCTCACTGCAGTCGGTAGGCTCTCCTCACTGCAGTCGGTAGGCTCTCCTCACTGCAGTCGGTAGGCTCTCCCTCACTGCAGTCGGTAGGCTCTCCTCACTGCAGTCGGTAGGCTCTCCTCACTGCAGTCGGTAGGCTCTCCTCACTGCAGTCGGTAGGCTCTCCCTCACTGCAGTCGGTAGGCTCTCCTCACTGCAGTTGGTAGGCTCTCCTCACTGCAGTCGGTAGGCTCTACTCACTGCAGTTGGTAGGCTCTCCCTCACTGCAGTTGGTAGGCTCTCCCTCACTGCAGTCGTCCGTAGGCTCTCCCTCATTGCAGTCGTTGGTAGGCTCTCCCTCACTGCAGTGGGCAGGCTCTCCTCACTGCAGTCCTGGCCACGGGGCCCACAATTATTCTCCCTCTGGCTTCTATTATTTAACTGGAGAATATTCTGaccatttcctttcttccatgcAGGCTAGCCTATAACCTATTCAGCCATAGATTgatatctccctccctctctctctctctccccctcccccactttgcacacacacacacacacacacacacacacccctctactGTACATACGTATGAAACATTATTGGTGCTTCTTCCCTGATGTGTGTCTGAAGttcaagggaagccagggaagCCAAGCTTGTCACACCCTGTCCTCAGACATCTAAAGATCCTGACTACCTGAGCGCAGTCAGTCACACGTCCCAGTGTCACCATCTTAGCTCCCTTCCATCTTTCTAAAACAACCTGTGCATTTTGCTAGAACAGGCTCTAGGCTCCTTCAGTCACTGATGTTCCCAGAAGCAGAGTCTCTCCTTCCAGGAGTGGGACCTGAGGGGATGAGAGGATTATtcctttttggggggaggttataatttatttgtaaaacCCTAGCTAAAACAAGATGGTTCCCCTCACAGGCCCCCAACCTCATCTTCCTGGCAGTAAGTCCTGAGGAAAAGGAGTCATGGATCAACGCCCTGAGTTCTGCCATTACTAGAGCTAAAAACCGCATCCTGGATGAGGTCAGGGGCTTGttgtgggagagggggtgggtgCTAGGGTGGAAAGCAAGCTGTGACAGACGGACAGATGCACTAATCAAGGGGGGTGCTTTGTGGGGCCCCTCTAGGTTCCCCCAGCTCTACtttcttggcttttttccccctttggtttcttgagtcagggtttctctgtgtagccctggctgtcctggaactccctctgtagaccaggctggcctcgaactcagagatccacctgcctctgcctcccaagtgttgggattataggagtgtgccactatgccctgactttctcagcttctttaaaGGCTCTGTTGTGTTGTCTCCCCACCCCgctttctctcttgtcttttctctgctGATTTGAACCCCACACACGCTTCACAATGCCTGATCTAGTCTGGGGTCAACTGTGTCCGTCAATCCGTCTACCCACATCCCTGCTCAGAAAGAGTGGGCAGGATGGCCTGTTTCTCAGTCCAGGGAGACTCAGTTGGGACAGAGTCCTAAAGAAACCCTGGGACTCACAATGCATCTCTTCAGGTCACCGTTGAGGAGGACAGCTATCTTGCCCACCCTACCCGAGACAGAGCAAAAATCCAACACTCCCGCCGTCCTCCAACCCGGGGACACCTCATGGCTGTGGTATGTACAACTGCACGAAAGTAAACACTGCCGGGGGCCGGTTCGGTGCTGCTCCATCTCAGCTGTGTACAAGCAGGAGCATTGTTGGGAGTCCTCATAAAACTGGGATCAAAGACTCAGAAGACCTCTCCACCCTACGTCCCTGCCTTTGATTCGATTCCTCTAAATCAAACTTATATGCTCAGCACCTAACATGAGTCAGTCTCTCTGTTCTCCAAAACTtctgaagaaatgagaaaaacccCCCAGGACAGTGAAAAGCAGAAGTGCTGTGTGCAGAAtgatgtgtgctgctgtgtggtgGCCGGCCACTCTAAGGGGTGACAGCTCCATGTCCCCACAGCAAACCCTCTATCTACTACATGAAGTAGTGGTTTCTCTCATTCAGCCTTGCGCCAAGTCTAGGGAGAGGCCATTCATGCAGGAGGAGGAACCAGGCCTTAGAGTCAGCAGACCCTGAGGAGGACCCATGGTCTCTGGGCTGCCTGCAAAGTGGGCAGTGACAATTCCTTTAGGAAAGTGGTTCTGAGAGAAATGGTCACAGCAGCATGTGCGCGACAGCACAGACAATACTGGGTTCCCCTTACCACTTCTGTTCTATTACAATACTTAAGAAAGAAGGgaacaatgggctggagagatggcccagcggttgggagcagtggctgctcttctagaggacccgggttcaattcccagcaaccacatggtggttcacaaccacctgtaatgggatctgttgccctcttcctGTATATctgaaaaacagctacagtgtactcatataaacagCTCACAACCGTGTGTAACTCCAAGATATGACACCCTTACACAagcatacctgcaggcaaaacaccagtagacacaaaataaaaataaagtataaaaaagaagacagggggctggagatatggctcagcggttaagagcactgactgctcttccagaggttctgagttcaagtcccagcaaccacatggtggttcacaaccacctgtaatgggatctgttgccttCTTCCTGTATATctgaaaaacagctacagtgtactcatataaacataataataaataaattttaataaaaaaaaaagaagacagcgAGGTTCATTACAAGGCAAGGATTCAAAGTTCAGATATCAGCGGAGCTAAGGTATGTGGCTGAAAGAATGTAGGCAGAGGAgtatcctctgtctgtctgtctgtctgtgtggatcTTACTGTGACACGTGGGCCAACCATATGACATGTAGCACAGAAGTAGACACTTCCTCCGTGAAGCTTGTAGCGGAGCAGAGAACAGACAATAAGCAGGAAAGGCTAAGTTACAGACAAGCAAAAGAAAGTGGCTCAAGTCATCATCAAAGGAATCAAAACGGCGGAGTAGAGGGTCTCAGTTGGCATGGAGGGGTCCCCTCAGGGAGGGGGCATTATTGGTTCACTGCCTTGGTTCACGTCTCTTTCCCAGGCTTCCACCTCTACCTCAGACGGGATGCTAACATTAGACCTAATCCAAGAAGAAGACCCTTCCCCTGAGGAGCCAGCCTCTTGTGCTGAGAGCTTTCGGGTCGATCTGGACAAGTCTGTGGCCCAGCTGGCTGGCAGTCGACGGAGAGCAGACTCAGACAGGATCCGTCCCTCTTCGCACCGGGCAAGCAGCCTTTCTCGGCCTTGGGAAAGACCAGACAAGGGAGCCCCCTACACCCCACAAGCACTGAAGAAGTTACCCAGTACAGAGAAGAGCCGATGTGCCTCCCTGGAGGAGATCCTATCCCAGAGGGACACTGCCCCAGCCCGCCCTCTCCACCTTCAAGCTGAGGAATCCCCggcccctgtctcctcccagccGGGGCAGCTGTCCCGGATCCAGGACTTGGTAGCAAGGAAACTGGAGAAGACTCAGGAGCTGCTGGCAGAGGTTCAGGGACTGGGAGA
It includes:
- the Plekho1 gene encoding pleckstrin homology domain-containing family O member 1, whose amino-acid sequence is MKKSGSGKRGPPDGNHQSAAPEKVGWVRKFCGKGIFREIWKNRYVVLKGDQLYVSEKEVKDEKNSQEVFDLSDYEKCEELRKSKSRSKKNHSKFTLARCRQPGTTAPNLIFLAVSPEEKESWINALSSAITRAKNRILDEVTVEEDSYLAHPTRDRAKIQHSRRPPTRGHLMAVASTSTSDGMLTLDLIQEEDPSPEEPASCAESFRVDLDKSVAQLAGSRRRADSDRIRPSSHRASSLSRPWERPDKGAPYTPQALKKLPSTEKSRCASLEEILSQRDTAPARPLHLQAEESPAPVSSQPGQLSRIQDLVARKLEKTQELLAEVQGLGDGKWKAKDPPRSPPDSQSEQLLLETERLLGEASSNWSQAKRVLQEVRELRDLYRQMDLQTPDSHLRQTSQHSQYRKSLM